GCTCAATTTGAGTTGCTTAACAACACTTCAAAAGTTGAAGCAAAAATTCTTAGTACTTCATGTAGTGTTCTCATTCATATGTAGCTGCTAGAAAATTAACAAGTACTACAAACAGAAAAGGTTAAGAAGCATCAGCACACACTTATGTTGGTCGCTTGAAGATTCAGAATGACAGTACTAGTACACTTGATCGGACAGTACATACTTACTACAATAAAAAGTACATAGAAGCATCAGTCTGTAAGCGCTACTATGAATGGACTATCAGTACAACTTAGTCTACACGCAAGTACATCTTAGATTACACTTACACAAAACTGACAAGAACTAGAACAAAAAGTTTCAGTCCAAGTTACTGGTGGAGTCAAGTACTAGATTCAAAcaaacaaagaaagaaaaaactgACCGCCCAAGGTCAGGCGCAGGCCCTGACGCTGCTAGATACTTGAACTCGAGCCCATAGGCGAATCCCTAGTAATCCGAACAACGCAGGGCCCACCGATCAGGGCCCACAGGTCAAGAGAGAGAGCAAGCGCCGTGTATAAGCGCTCAGGTAAGTATTCAGAGGAGTTCGACCAATGAGCTCGGCtgcgcttataaacaggtccGGAGCCCCCtcgactagcgaggtgggactaaaaccAGAGCGCATGCGCACGCCGTACTGCACAGCCGCGCGGACGAGCTATCTGGGCCGGAAAATGGCCCGATAGCCTGCATCGTTTACAAACACCCCACCAATAAGCCCAGTTAAACAAACCAGAGGGCGAGGCAAAGAAATataaactacaagaaaaatgttcGAAACTGAAAATATATAAATTCAAATACTAGTTCGCAGGAAATAACTTTGAATACGAAAAATATAAATATAAATAATTTTAGCTGTGCACCACGGATGATAAAAAAGGGAGAAAATATGATACAAAAACAATGAACCTCTAAAAAGAAGAGAACTTAATAGCCTATCTGTTAAATGTACATAATTTAAAAAACCGAATTAAATAttttcaagttcaactactaaaGTGCAAAAAGTTCAAAACATATAATGTTTGTCAATTATGCTAAATTTCTTATTTACATAAAGTCTGacaagttcaactactaaaatAAAAGAAGTTAAAATAGAATTTATTTTTCAATTCTGCTAAATTTCTAATTTATATAAAATctgtacacacctcaacaaacgATCTGGTCGTAAAATAATCTCAATCCCACAAACCACCCAAAAAAAACTCAGTTCAAACATACATATGATATCAGTACTAAAAAAGCAGGATCAGTCAGGCCACTCACACCACTACGACACCAAATTTCCAAACCGCACGCTGTATGAAATTACATTTCAGTTCACACAACACTAAACCATAAGTGCACTAAAATGAGAATACAAAAACTATAAAGGCCTAACTTATGTAAGTACAGATGAAAATAAAATAAGTACCAGTTTTGAGCAACAACTCCCAGGGCACTGAAAAATGTCTTCAGATAAACTAGTCTATAAGACTTCAGTGGAAAAACAAGACTTAACATCCTCACGGAAAAACATCACAAAGCATACGTCACCTAAACAGTCCAAAATGCCGTCATCACCACCCCTGAGACGTGCAAGTGGGATTTAGCAGGTCATAAGTACAGCTTGACAAGACAAGTCAGTGCAGCAGTAAAACCATTTGAATTGGACGGTTGCTTCTTCCAGGCCACCACCCGCGCCACCCACTGAGCGGTTGCCACAAGGGACTGCAAACGGGGACCCCCACGACCACCACGCCCACGCCCCCGACGAACCGCCTCCCACACATCCCCGTCGACGCACTGCAACCCCATTGTCTTCCATCTCTGCCTCATTCCCAGAAACCACCATTGCCGcttcaatctccactgcacacaaaCCACAAACTTCTCTTTCCCAAGCCCACAGTCGCCGCAGGAAGGTGATGGCAGAGGAACCGTCCGCCAAGCGTCATCATGGCGAGCCGTCGGACAAGAGCAGCAACCTCATCGACGTTCACGTCCCCGGCGAGAAGCGTGAGTACACGAGAACCCTCACAGGGGTTGAGCTCCACGGCAAGGAGACGCTGGAGATCGTCTGCACCAGCGAACCAGACAAGGCCGACGAGGTGATGAGCAGGCTCAGGATGAACGGCGGCGGCTTCTATCCGAGCTTCATCGGAGTTGATGTGGAGTTCACCAGCGATGATGAACCTCCACAGATGGCGGCAGTCCTGCAGTTATGCGTCGAGGAACTCtgcttggtgtaccacatcaCAGCAGCCACAAAATGGTAACCCATACTACTGTTCATTCATCtgttgtactagtactactcactAAAAACTTCATTAAACTAGTTTCCCAACTAGATGAACTACTATACTTTGTGAAGTGTATGCACGAGTACATGTTTCTCAACTTACATGCATTTCTGAAACTGTGAAGTGGATTGTTTCACCAGATTAGCATCTGAAAATATGTTTATAGAATTCTGAACTTGATGCACCAAATTAATTTCTGAACTTGATGCGCTAGCATAGATTCTGATCTTGATGCACTAGTGTAGTTTATAGAATTGATGTATTTAAAGATGTTTGGTGAAGTGGTATAGGTCCATATCTTGACGCACATGTTTCTCAAATTAATTTCTGAACTTGATATAGAATTGATGCACAAAGATGTATCAAGCACTGGTATAGGTCTTTTATTCaacaaaaaagaaaactaaaCTTGAATCAAGCAGCACATATATCATTGAATCTGGTAAAATGATTCTTGAATTTGGTGAAGCACTGAagatagcaaaaaagaaaaataacatCGTGTAGTTGAATTTAATTTCAGGACTTTGTGTACTAGTTTCTGGACTACATTCATCCATGACTTATACTATATAAGAATCTACCTCATGGATTATCACTTTCAAAACCAAAAAGCAGAAAAATTAAATCTTCAAAAAAGAAGACTAATCTTTAAATGTGTGTCTCCCCCCTTGCAGGCCCAAGCGCCTCAAAGACTTCCCGCAGGAGGAGAAATTGTACACATTTGTCGGTTTCAACATTGGAGGTGACAAGCGGATGCTGAACAAGTCTGGTTTGTAGATCAACCCCAACAACTTCATTGACATGCAGCGCAAGTGGAAAGATCCAAAGACCAGCAAGTACTACGACTCCTTGGCCGATGTTGCAGGCGGCGTAATCCACCCATTCTACAGCggcatgaagaagaagatggacaaGAGAGAACACAAACTGTGGGGGACCAGCCCGCTGCCAGACAACCTCATCACGTACGCAGGAATAGATGCGTACGCCACGTACAAGTCACGGAAGACAATCGACAAGATCGTGACAGGTTGGGATATTTCAAAAGAGCAGGAGGCTGACCCCTACTACCACTGCAACTTCGCGGGATGAAGATGCATGAAAGTCTGCATTCGTGTTGCTCGCACTTCTGCCTGTCCTTAATATTGTTGTTTCAGATTTGTAGTTTGCTTTCGTTATGTTGAACCAACTACCTTATGTTATGTCTGACAGGGTTTGAACAAGTTTGCCTATGTCTATCATGTACATCGTTTGCTTATGTCAGTCAACAAGTTTGCTAGCTTCCTATTTTGTTCATCCATCATTTGAAGTTGAAGTAGGTTGAAGTTGAAACCAGTCATGCAGAAACAAAAATCATACATGGATATTTtcacaaaaaaacaaaaaaagtggCAGACTAACTAAGGACAACAGCAAATAGTAGAATTGGACGCTCAGTACAGCTTAGACATTTACGGTAGTACTATCACACTAAGAAATCAGTTTTTAGTTTGAGAAGAACACTAAAAAGACTAAGTTTCAGCCGAGGACAACATTCACTACTAACAGCATCGTGCTAATAGTAGTTAGCAATTTACTGAGTACTGCAACAGGAAAAGCAAAGAACAATCAGTACATATTTCCCAGCCACTAGCATGCTAGGACTGAGAGTTCTGGTACACTTGAACAAACGGTACATTCATTCTacaaaaatataaaaaggaacgGGAAGCTTCAGTTCACATTCCATAAAACATTGACACACTCAAGAATAACAGTAATAGTAGAACTGAAATGTCAGTACAACTTAGTCTGTAAGGCAAGTACTATGATCATACAAAACATTGCCTTGAGAAGAACCACAACCTAGAAAATAGGTCCCCCCGGAGACCTATTTAAATGTAGCTAATTTAAACCAGTATTTAAATTTTACTATGCAGTTCAACTACTACAATTCAAGAAGTTCAAACAAAAATTTGGCTCTCAAATCTTGCTAAATTTCTTATACTTGAATAAAATCTGGCTAGAGATGACGTAGCAACTTGGTTGTAAATAATTTcaatcacaaaaaaaattcagTTCTAATACATTATATGAAATCAGTTCTACATAACAAGGAAGCGTCACTCCACTCACGCTAGATCCACAAGTGCTATCGTGACACCAAATATTAAAAGCCTTACGCTGAACGACATTACAATTCAGTACTAACATAGCTATACTATAAGTAAAAGAAAAGAGGGTACAGAAACTATAAAGGTCCAACCTAGGTTGGGATAGATGAAAACCAAATAAATCTCACTTTTCCAGCAACAACTCGTAATGAACTTGGGAAAAGGTGTTTTCAGTTCAACTAGTTTACATTGTTAAACATTGTGCCACACTTAAACACAACACAAAATATACCAGTAATTACATAGTACTTGACTAGACATCCAAACACTACAATCAAAGCCTACAATGCTTTCAAGAGATATATCACACAACTATCCATTTCACTACGCAAATGATGACCATTTCTTCTATGCACCAGGAGCCAAAGGCTGAAACTCCTTGGGAAGCTCAGTCACCAGAAGCTGGTTATTCCAGTTGAACACAACTCTATACAGATCCTCagcattccaatcaacaatacgAGGCTGCAAAACATTAAAACAAATTATTAAAAATCATGACACATTAAAAAGAAGAATACACAATAAGCCAAACACAGAAAAGTGAAAAGCTCAACTAGAACCCACATCATTATCTCGAATGTTCCCAACGATCTTTTCACCATCATAGCATTCCGCATACTTCAGAGTATAATGGCCACATTCATTCGCCCCTTGAAGTGGAACTTTCACAAACGTTGGTTTCTTTGCAAAAAGCTCCCATTTGGGCTGCTTGCTCGCATATTACCGAGCATCACCATAAAAAGCCTTCATTACTTGGACCATCCTGGAGATctgtaaaaaaagaaaagaaaccacaCATTTTCAGGTCTCAGAAAAGCAGAAACAAAGACGCGGAAAAATTAATCCAGTACAGATAATAAATGTCACTCACAATCTTCTCGCGGTCTTTATGATAGGTGTTCTTTGAAGGACGATGGTTCTTCGGATAAGGTAAAGAGTCAAGGATGTCGACGCTACTTTGGTACCGATTCATGACATATAAGGAAAAGTGGTTCACTTTCTTATCCTTTGCTAAAACCATAGGCTTGAATAGAGGCATCATGATCTAAAAACAAATGACCAAAAAAGAGATGTTAAATATTCAAAATAAAATACAGCATGACAAACAAacaattaaaaccaaaaatcagCTAGTAGAACTCACAAGGTCGGCAGTGAGCAAGTCTTCCTTTTCTTTGACATAGCTCTTGAAATCTCTCGTTGCACTCTCGATATTAAACGGTTTATTTTCAGCACCGTAAAACGTACAGTCAAGCACAACCTGCAAAAAGCCCAGAAAAGAAATAGACAGGTGGAAAGGATCAACAAGCAAAGTATTATTAAAACTCGTAAAACAATAGGCAGTCTTGTTTGAGAGAAACAAACGATCTGATTGATTACCGTGATGAAATATGGACTCAGCAATACCCTTTTCCCAGACGCAAAATCAACATTTCTATCGGGATCTTTCTTCCAATCATCAATAAGGAAGTCCATTACATCACCCTCCATCATTTGCCCAGGTGCAAAAACTTCCCAGATGTGTTTCCCAGTGATGTTGGTTACGCTATAATCGGGCTGAGGTATCATTGAGAATGTATTCCTGCAGCACGGACAAGAACAAAAACGAGGGAAAGCAAGATAAGGCATTCATAGCAGTTCAAGTTGTATAAAAAGTAACAGTTCAGGTCATATTTATCTAGCAGTTACAAACAACAGAGGAAAAGAAGAGGAAACGTAATGAGAGATACTCACTCGGCATACTTCTCACATGCTTCATCGCTAAGCAATAGATTATACAACTTGCGAGCCTTGTCCAGGTGAGGGAATTTATGAGAGTGAAGCTGCTGCACAGGGGAGCAAAACTTTATAGGAGCTCTGGGTGCACGCTTCGTGCTTGTAACATTGCCAGAATCCAAAGCAGGATCCTTCCTAGCACCACCAGCTCTACGGGCCACTATTCCAGCAAGTGGGGATAAACCCTTGGCAGCAGCAGCGCTCCTGGTGACTCTTCCCATGCCAGCAATCTTGTCAAACGCATCATCATCGCTGTCTATCAATTCCACAATGGGATTCTTGGGTGTAGAGGGGCTCTCTGCACAAGCAGCCGTAGAACCTTTCAGAGCTCCCAACCGCCCCTTAATAACACCAGACCTTGTCTTTTCTGGAGAACGCCCCTGGCTAAGATCAATAGATACGCGCTCGAGCTCCGAGAACTGGCTGCCAAAGATCCTGTAGTCATGCTCATTAAGATCCAGCCACTCAcctgcaaaaataaaaaaataaaagaccGCATCAAGGGTAAAGTTCAAATATGTAATTCATGACAGTACCAATCAAAGAAGTACAAGCTGCAAAAAATTACAAAAGGTCATGCATTACGTACAGGGTTCGATGCCAAACAAACCACGGAAGTCAACATCAAACACGTCGCTAGTTGCGCAGGTATACAGAAAAGTCTTCCTAATGTCAAGAATGTCTTCGTGGCTGTAATCTAACATTTC
This sequence is a window from Aegilops tauschii subsp. strangulata cultivar AL8/78 chromosome 7, Aet v6.0, whole genome shotgun sequence. Protein-coding genes within it:
- the LOC141027198 gene encoding uncharacterized protein; its protein translation is MAEEPSAKRHHGEPSDKSSNLIDVHVPGEKREYTRTLTGVELHGKETLEIVCTSEPDKADEVMSRLRMNGGGFYPSFIGVDVEFTSDDEPPQMAAVLQLCVEELCLVYHITAATKWPKRLKDFPQEEKLYTFVGFNIGGDKRMLNKSGL